The sequence ATGTACCGATGGTGAATGCGATAAAATAAACTTAAATCCAATTCTAGAAAAAATACCCGAAGATAGTGAAATATCGAATGAAGCAGAGATTATAAAGGCACTAGCAGATCCAACAAGATTAAAAATAGTTTATATATTATCTAAAACCGACGAACTCTGCGTATGCCAAATAATTGAAACACTAAATAAATCACAATCTACAATTTCACACCATTTAAATATATTAAAAAAAGCGAAGATAGTTGACTGGCGAAAAAAAGGGCAATGGATTTATTATTCACTTAAAAATCCAGGTATAATAAATGGATTAAATATTATATTTGATAAGAAGACAGTTTATAATTTCTCATCATTTAAAATTACAAAGAAATAAGGTAAGACCATGATAATTAAAGAGAAAAATGAAAAAGTAGCTCTTGCAGCATGTACTGGAATGAGTGCTAATGGACTTGTAAGTAGAGTTGCAGTATATGATGCACAAAAAGAATCAGATAACATAATACACATTTGTATACCTTCAACCGCTGCAGAATCAAATAAACTAATTAAAAGAATAATCAATAAATATCCAATAATTGCAGTGAATGGATGTGAAAATTGCTGTGTAAACAAAATTCTTAATAATAAAAACATTAAAGCAGATGAAACAATTAATGTAGATAAAGAACTTGAAAATTGCGAAGTGAGACCAATAAATCCTGCAAGATGTGGAAAAAGAGAAGAAATTGCAATAGAACATATTAAAAAAATATTAATAGAAAAAGCAAATAAATTAGAGTGATAAAATGGAGATCAATATAGAAAAATGGGATAAATGGGCAAATAATTCAAAATTTTTATTTTCTGGAATAAATAAACATAGAAAAATAGCGTTTTTAATAAATACAAATGAAAATGAACTTATAATATTTGAAAAAGTGGAAAATGGGATTAATGTATCATTGCTTAATAACATTGAAGAGATTAATGAAAAAACTGCAGACATACTATTTGAAATAAAAGAGGAAGATGTTAATAAAATATTAGATGAAGATAAGTTCAGTAAATTTACAGAATTAACAGCCCAAGATGAAATTAAAATATATGATTTAGTAGGAGTTAAAAAGCTTATTAAAGAAGGATATGAACCATTCTTATCAAAAATTGGTTTAAATATAAATAACAATTCTTGCTCATGTTGTTGTTGCTAAGGAGTTAAAATGAAAATAAAAGCAAAAGAAAATAATGAAGAATTAAAGGAACTCATCAAAAATAACGAGTTTGACATTAAAGTAAATTATGATAAATCTAAGATAAACAAACCATCAAAAATAAAATATGAATATGATGAAAAAATTATTAATAAATTTATAGGATTATCAAAAAAGGAGGGTTTTACAGATATTGGTTTTACAAAAGTAAGTTCCGATTTAATTTTAAATAATGCACCATTAGAATATGATAATGCAATAGTTTTAGTTTATGAATTATATGATAAAATAATAAAAACAGAACCTGGCGTATTGGCCAAATCATATAGTGATTATTTTTATGAAGAACTTGCAAATAAAACATATAAACTTTCAGATTTCCTAAGAAAAAACAATATAGACACAGAAGTAATTCATCCAGAATATGAAGAGTACATAAATTTCTCAAAAATAGCTGCTAAAGCAAACTTAGGAGAAATTGGAAGAAGTGGATTACTTATAACTCCAAAATTTGGTCCAAAAGTAAAGTTTTCAGTGATACTAACTAGTGTGGATTTACCTAAAAATAAAAATAAAGAAGATTATTCTTGGATTAAAGAATATTGTAAACGTTGTAAAAAATGTATAAAAGCATGTAAATATAATGCATTGAGTGAAGATAATAAATTAAATGCTAAAAAATGTAAAGGTTGTAATGAAGGTTGTTCTTATTGTATAAGTAACTGTCCATTTTATAAAAAAAATTACAATGATATAAAAAGAAAATTCATAAAATTTAATAAAAGAATAAATAAAAAATAAAATTTATTTATTATCCTCTTTATTTTTTATAATAATTTTAGGTATTGGCATTCCTGGCTCAAGATTTATAGAAATACCTCTTTTTGCATCTTCTGCATCAATTACAATAGAATTATTTTCATCTAAATCATCAGGACCAATAACAATAGGATTAATAACTTCTGATGGAATATAATCTGTTTCTTTATATAGTTTATCAAAATCATCATAATTTTTTGGATTATCCTCAATATCATCTAAAAATTTTTCTGCCTCATCAGAAAAAGTTTCACCATCTTTTAAAATATCATCTTCATCAAAAAATTCATCAAGATTAAGTTCATCATTACGAATATCACTATAATCCCCAATAGTATAACCTATAGGATTACCACTAGAATCATATGCTTTAAAAGTTTGAAGACTATAAGGTAATCTTAAAATCATATGAAAAACCCCTCTTTTTGAAAATGTCATTAAATCTGCATCAGAAGGCTCAGCACTTGGTCCAGGATGAGAATGGACAGTACCATAATACTTTGTATTAGGTGGAATCTGATCATAATGAAGAACTGCACCAGTATCAGAAGTTTCACCAGGAATGAATATTAAACTAGTGATATATAAAATATGGTTCTTAATAGTTCCATCAAACATAGATAAAAATTCATGAGGATATGCTTCTTTTGCATAATAAACAACAGATTCAAGTACTTCCTTATCTACACATATTTTATCAAAGGAATTATCTTTAGAACCAAATATCTTCGAAAATAAACCCAAAATCACATCCCCTTTAAATATTATTAAATTTATATTTAATTTTCAATTAAGTCTTTTTTAACAAAGAATTTTCTATCAAATTTAGGAAGATTAAAGTCTCTATATAAATATTTTTTAACAACAACATCTTCAGTATCTGTTTTTTTATTATATTGTTTTACATGATGTAAATTTTTATAAACTGCAAAACCTCTTTTTTTCCAATTGTCAATTTCATTAAAATCAATGCCTTCTTCAGATAATAAATCTTTAATATCAGACATATCTAAACCAAATAATTTAGATGCTGCAACATCAGCAGGATATTTTCTTTTTAATGACCATATACCATAACCATTAATACAATTTCTCCAAGATTCATCTTGTCTCCATTTAAAGTAATCAGAAATTTCATCATCACTTAATGGGATAATACGGGAATCAAAAGAAATAGGTTTTCTAAATGTTAAAGAATTAGTATTATTCTTAGTTCCAAGACCTAAAACTTTTTTAAAACGTTCATATTCTTCTTCATAATCTTCTTGATTAAATAATTTTTCATTATCAATAGGAAATTCGTTTAATAATCTTGAAGTTAATGAACCTGATGCAAAGCTTGCAAATACAGAGTTTAATTTTTCAACTCTACCATTAAATGGAATATCATTAAGTAAAATATTAATTTCATCAGAAAAACTATATATAAATACTGGAGAAAATTCTTTCATAATATCAGTACAAACATCAGACATAGCTTTTGCAAAACGTGAATCATATGGTTTATTAAAATTTAAATCACTAGATAAAGTATGGAAATTACGTCCATCTAAACGAATAATTATTTTATTTGCTTGTGAAACTTTTAAATTAGAATAAATTTCAAAATCTTTCATAGAATTATTAGACATTTTTACACCTGTATTATTAATATAAATAAATTCAAACCTAGTTAAAAAAGTTGTAATTAATAGATTTATTCTAAAATTAAGTATTTTAAAATTAGAAATAAATATATTTTTAATTTAAAGAGTTTCAACGAAGTTTAAACTTGTATAAATTATTTATATACTAATTAAAGTTTGACAATTATTAAAAAATCTATAAATTTTAATTAATAAAAAATTAAAAAAATTTATAATATATATAATTTTTAATTTAAATATTATAAATATTTTATATTAAAAAAGCATATAAACTAAATAATAAAATTTTAAAAAAAAGTTAAAAATAAAAATTAATAAAAATTATGTTCCTATTATAAAATGTTCATCTAAACTCCTTAAAAGTTTAATTGCAGAAAGTGCTGCTAACATACTTGTTTTAGGATTTGCAGTAGATGGGAAATTCATTGTACGTGTTTTTAATTCTCCAAAATCACCTTTAACAACAACTTCATGAATATTCCTACTTACTTCAGGATCAACAATAATTTTAACATCAATATCCATTCCAGATGCTAAAGATAATGTTGCTGCTACATTAATATTTTTAGGAAATTCTTTAACAGCTTCAGATGCTTTACCCTCAAATAAAACTTCTTTTTTATCTATATCTCTTCCAAGAGATTTAGGAGATTTACGAGTAGTTAAACTAATACTAGAAATATTTTTAATAGATGCTGCTTTAATAGTATCTACTCCAGTAATTGCACCAGAAGGAGCATAAATTTTTGCATTATTATCTTTTGCAGATTGAATCAATTCATTTCTTAATTCAGTATCCATTAATGCACCAACACTCATGGTTATTATATCAGTACCACTATTTAATACTTTAAGTGCAGTTTCTCTTACTGAACTTTGAGATGCAGCTTCAAGAACAAGATCCACATTACCGAGCATATCTTCAAAATTTGAAACAGCTATACCATTAACGAAATTTGCAAGCTCTTCAGCTCTTTTTCCATCTTTATCATAGAAATATTTTATTTCAATATTAGTATTTTCATCTTTAATATTTTGAGCAATAATATGAGCTATTGCACCACAACCAACAATTCCAACTATCATTAAAATCACTTAACTTAAAAAACTATTTTAAAACTTCAAAATAAAAATAAATTAATTAATAAAAGATATTTATAAAATTAATAGTTAAATAAAACCATTTTAAATTAAAAATAGTAAAACCTATAAAATAGAAATAAATAAAATTTATAAAATTAATTCGAAAAATAAATAAAATCCTAAAAATATTATTAAAATTTAAAAATAAAAATTTTAATTAAAAATTAATAATTTGGATTTTGAACTTCTTGTTGATTTTCAACTTCTTGTTGAGGAGCTTGTGTTTGAGGAACATTAGGTCTTTTTGCACCTGGTACTTTATGTCTTACATCAGGAGTATTAATTAAGATAATATCTCCAATTGCAGTAACTTTATCAAAACCAATATTAAAGGAACCTTCTTGATAAGATCTCATTTCATCTTCTTCAGGTACCATTTGAAGACCTCTTTTCATAATTTGTCTAAATCCAACTTCCCTATTTCTTTGAGGTTCTACTGCTCTAATAACTAATTTTGAAATTGTACCTAAACGAATGTTAAGAACTACATCTTCAACTTTACCAACATATTTTCCATGTATTGTATATATATCTAAATTACGAAGGTTTGAAACTTCTACCATATTCTTCACCATGTCAAAAATAATAATTGACTCTGTTGAAATTCTTAAGATTAATTTTTCTCGAATTTAAAATTTAATTAATAAATAATTTAAATTTTTAAAACATGTTTTCAACATAGCCGAATAATTAAAATAATAATTTTAATAATTATAAAACTTTTATATTAATAAATATTTGTTTAATTCATAATATAAATATCTTATTAACAATACTTAAATTTTAAGTAATATTTTTAAACAAAAAATAAAATTAAAATTTTTTAAAAAATTTATAGGATTAAATAAAAAATAAAATTAAAATTTTAAAAAGATTTAACTTAAATTCTATTTACACAAGAAAATCCAAAAATAGATTAATGTTATCTTATTTAAAAAAATTAAAAAAAAATAATAAATTAAACAAAATTAATAAAAATTAGAATAATTCTTAAATTGTTTAAAAATACCATAATTTATACTGAAAAAGTATATAAATATTATAAAATAGAAATAATAACATTAATCTTATAAAAATAAGATTTCAATATAAGATAATTTTGGAGAATATTATATGTGGGATACATCTAAAGATTATAGAATTTTAATTGCAATGAAATCACAAGAAGTTTTTTTAAATACTATACGTACAGGTAGTTTTAGGGGAAACTGGAATAAAAAAGCTGCAGTTGATGAAGCTAAAAATATGAATAGTGCATTCCAATCTTTAAAATATTCTTATTTAGAAGGTGAGAATCTTACAAATAGTCCTGATGTAATTGAGTTAGAAGAACATGCAAATAAAATTATTGAATTTTTAGGAGGAAAAGAATGGAATCATAACTTTATAAATGCTACTCCTAAAGATGAAAGACAGAAAACAGAAGAGAATATTGCAAAAGTACAATTCTTTTTAAACTCAATTCTTGGACTCAAACAAAGATTATCTTATGGTCCAATCAATGACCCTATAATTGGTATTGATATTAAAAAAGGAGAAGTAATGAGTGTTAGTAAACATCCTAATGCAGATAATC comes from Methanobrevibacter wolinii SH and encodes:
- a CDS encoding putative zinc-binding protein, producing the protein MIIKEKNEKVALAACTGMSANGLVSRVAVYDAQKESDNIIHICIPSTAAESNKLIKRIINKYPIIAVNGCENCCVNKILNNKNIKADETINVDKELENCEVRPINPARCGKREEIAIEHIKKILIEKANKLE
- a CDS encoding tRNA(His) guanylyltransferase Thg1 family protein — its product is MSNNSMKDFEIYSNLKVSQANKIIIRLDGRNFHTLSSDLNFNKPYDSRFAKAMSDVCTDIMKEFSPVFIYSFSDEINILLNDIPFNGRVEKLNSVFASFASGSLTSRLLNEFPIDNEKLFNQEDYEEEYERFKKVLGLGTKNNTNSLTFRKPISFDSRIIPLSDDEISDYFKWRQDESWRNCINGYGIWSLKRKYPADVAASKLFGLDMSDIKDLLSEEGIDFNEIDNWKKRGFAVYKNLHHVKQYNKKTDTEDVVVKKYLYRDFNLPKFDRKFFVKKDLIEN
- a CDS encoding PRC-barrel domain-containing protein → MVEVSNLRNLDIYTIHGKYVGKVEDVVLNIRLGTISKLVIRAVEPQRNREVGFRQIMKRGLQMVPEEDEMRSYQEGSFNIGFDKVTAIGDIILINTPDVRHKVPGAKRPNVPQTQAPQQEVENQQEVQNPNY
- a CDS encoding aspartate dehydrogenase; protein product: MIVGIVGCGAIAHIIAQNIKDENTNIEIKYFYDKDGKRAEELANFVNGIAVSNFEDMLGNVDLVLEAASQSSVRETALKVLNSGTDIITMSVGALMDTELRNELIQSAKDNNAKIYAPSGAITGVDTIKAASIKNISSISLTTRKSPKSLGRDIDKKEVLFEGKASEAVKEFPKNINVAATLSLASGMDIDVKIIVDPEVSRNIHEVVVKGDFGELKTRTMNFPSTANPKTSMLAALSAIKLLRSLDEHFIIGT
- a CDS encoding ArsR/SmtB family transcription factor, translating into MKLCTDGECDKINLNPILEKIPEDSEISNEAEIIKALADPTRLKIVYILSKTDELCVCQIIETLNKSQSTISHHLNILKKAKIVDWRKKGQWIYYSLKNPGIINGLNIIFDKKTVYNFSSFKITKK
- a CDS encoding Mov34/MPN/PAD-1 family protein — protein: MGLFSKIFGSKDNSFDKICVDKEVLESVVYYAKEAYPHEFLSMFDGTIKNHILYITSLIFIPGETSDTGAVLHYDQIPPNTKYYGTVHSHPGPSAEPSDADLMTFSKRGVFHMILRLPYSLQTFKAYDSSGNPIGYTIGDYSDIRNDELNLDEFFDEDDILKDGETFSDEAEKFLDDIEDNPKNYDDFDKLYKETDYIPSEVINPIVIGPDDLDENNSIVIDAEDAKRGISINLEPGMPIPKIIIKNKEDNK
- a CDS encoding tRNA-binding protein, translated to MWDTSKDYRILIAMKSQEVFLNTIRTGSFRGNWNKKAAVDEAKNMNSAFQSLKYSYLEGENLTNSPDVIELEEHANKIIEFLGGKEWNHNFINATPKDERQKTEENIAKVQFFLNSILGLKQRLSYGPINDPIIGIDIKKGEVMSVSKHPNADNLMMCNVNLGKKAVQVITNDKNVKENNQVGVSLLPPQSFFGEVSEGMFLGFDGNILKDVQGEIGQNPKGIPMESLNTTRNLIDTFLDK
- a CDS encoding 4Fe-4S binding protein, yielding MKIKAKENNEELKELIKNNEFDIKVNYDKSKINKPSKIKYEYDEKIINKFIGLSKKEGFTDIGFTKVSSDLILNNAPLEYDNAIVLVYELYDKIIKTEPGVLAKSYSDYFYEELANKTYKLSDFLRKNNIDTEVIHPEYEEYINFSKIAAKANLGEIGRSGLLITPKFGPKVKFSVILTSVDLPKNKNKEDYSWIKEYCKRCKKCIKACKYNALSEDNKLNAKKCKGCNEGCSYCISNCPFYKKNYNDIKRKFIKFNKRINKK